The region CGACACCAACACCGACAATGCAcacgagcacgacgacTCCCAGCCCACAAGCACCGAGCCTGCGACGTCGGCTGACCCGTCTGACACGGCCGATCCCTACGCTGATCACGATACCGATGacgaggccggcgacgtCTCGCACATGCACGTCGACCACGAGACCTCGTCCGTGCATacggccgacgagcgctcGGTGGACGAGACGCACGATGCGGACGCGACCTTTATGACCGCCCCCCACGCCGGCCGATCGAGCGATGTGGAATCCTCGCGCGAATCGACGCCTGTTCCTCTACGGTCGGAAGCCTAGTGATTCCGCTGCCGCTTGCGTGGAGCGTCGTCTACAAAGTTGTGTAGTTTTTGTACGAGAGCACGAGGATCCGGTACAGCATCGTGCGGCACGGAATCGTGCGCCTTGCGTGCTTTAACTGTGCGCTGTCCCTCTGCATCGGTCTCTAGCATCGTTTCGAGCTCCTgtgcgaggcggcggcacaGGTGCCGAATcccgtcgcgcacgcgcggcgcgagctccaTCGGCAAGCGCTCGGACCACCCCTGAGCCACATACCACGCAAGGCGCATCAGGTGCGGAAACCGAAACTTGCGTGGAACGCGAGTCGCGATCTCGAGTTCCTCCAGACGCCAGTGCATCGCGACGTTAAAGTCCGAGAGGAAATTGCCGCCAATGACCAGCGTGTCCTGCGGCGTGTGTACGGCGTGAATCCAGCCGGCGGGAATCAGCATCGTCTCGCCCGCAGCGATTTCGACGCGTGCAAGGCGCTGCAAAGAGTCGCCGAGCCATTCGGCTTcctgccgcgccgacgacgtccaCGCGCGGTACGCGTTGAGGTTGGCAGGCGTCGGCGGAGCAAAGAGGAACACCTTTTTCCCCCATATCACATGGTAGTATACGTAACTTGCGGCAAAGTCGATGTGAAAGTCGGTAAACGCGCCTTGCACGCCCATCAGGACGTACCGCTGGACTTTGGGCCACTTGCTTGCATCCTCCGCGGCAGGCCGCTTGTCGCGTGGCCAGTCGCGTTCGACCCAGTCGCTCTCGGCGACCATCGCAGGTGCCGCGACCATCTCTTCCATGCGTGTGCCGGTGACCTCGAGACTAATCACGTTCAGAAGTTTTTCGCGCTCTGCCGCCGGCGTCTCAAAGTAAGATGCCCAGTCGTCCAGCGTCCAGGATGAAGAGGACATTTGCGTGCGCACGTCAATCACCTCGACGTTCGTCTCGGGGCCGACCCAATTGGCAATGTCGCGGATCGACGTCGtgcggggcggcgcgcgcatgccgcgAATCTCTGGGACGCCGTCTGGCGACGAGGGGACAATAgtcggcgtgtcgagcgcgtacgcgtcgtTCGCGAGCCATTCGCGTGTCCATGTGCTTGCAggtacgcgccgcgcgatatcaggcagcggcgcacagTGCGCCATGTACTCTTCCCAGCGGCGGAGCGGGTCCGGGGGGCGCCCTTCTTGGATGGCCGCATAGTCGGTTGTCgcgtgctcgcgcttcgATCGCCGCCGTGGGCCGCGCATCTTGTGCGAGTATCCACGCGCCTGGCACGGCGCACAGCACCACTTGTCGTacgcctcgacgtcgtccaGACCGAGGCACACGACATGAAACCAGGTCTTGCATTGGAAGCACGCGACCCACAGCTCcttgtcgcgctcgtcttTGGGCGTGCACAGCGGGCACGTTTCCTCCTCttcggccgcctcggcactcGCCTCCTGCTTCACATCGAGCGGCTCAGCCTTGCAAGGCGGGCGCGCGTCTAGCGCCATGAATGTGGACCGTTCGCCGTTCTCCTCCACTTTCATGCGCCGTGGCAAAttggacgaggcgctcggcgcgctgctggggCTGGGTAGGTAGCGTAACTGACGCAGATCATGAGACGGTCACCGAGCAAGTCATTCCTTACCTTTCTACGCATACCACGCCCAAGATGCTCCGGTTATACCTGCAAGACCTGATCGGGACGTCGCCCGAGGCCAAAGAGCTCACCGAGCAgtacgtcgccgaccgATTCCCGaaggaggcgccgccgcagccgacgGTGGAACCGAAGCACGAGTCGCCGCGGAAAGCACACGCAAAGCCCGTGCGCGTCACACCGAGTAAtgtcgcctcggcgctcgcggcgtcCGAATCGTCGGCGCCAAGAAGCTTGCCGCCGACCAAAgagatgctcgagctggacgcGGCCTTTGCGATGCTCTCGATGGAGCCCACGTCCAAAGAGGCTGCAGCACATATTCCCACATCGCGCCGACTATGCCTGTGCCAAGGCGAGAAGCACGCCCttgcgccgtacgcgccgctgtGTGTTTCGTGCGGACTGATTCtctgctcggcgctcgtgccggCCCCGATCTCGCCGCACTCGGCATGCccgtcgtgcagcgcaagccCCATCGTGCCCCCCCACACGCGTACTCAGCTCCTCTCCGAGATGGTCGacacgcgcgagcagctcgtcgaggagcagcaaagccgcgaggccgagcgccgtgcagAGGTGGCacggcagcgcggcgcgggggTCGACTCGGCCTTTCCCACGCTCGGCcaagcgccggcgccgacgccggcggcgggcgccaGCAAGCGCAGCCGTGTGCTGCATCTCGATATGAAGACGCACAAGGTGACTGTGTCGCGGCCCAAAGAAAAGCCGAAAGCGAAGCAGGCCGCTGTGCCGACTTCCCacaccgccgagctgcaTACTACCGCCGAAGACGGCTCGGGGCTCGTGCACGACTACGAAGACGACGGATTCCGCACTCACTATATCACGGCCACacccgcgcccgccgcgggACCCGCCCACGGCTGGGCCGCCGtgcagccgacgccgcTACGCTATGTTGCGGCCGAGTCGCGGCCAGCGCCCCTCGCGCCGATCTGTTCCGAGGTGTATACCGAAGTGCCGGACCTCGCGACACTTCTCCAGCGCAAGCCGCCGGGCAGCTCTGCCGAtacgcagcggcgcagcaagAACTCGGCGATCAACGCAggcgtcgcacgcgcccaaggccgcAAGACCGGCAAGCCGAGCAAAAAGCGGTAGCCCCGTAGTCACGTGGCAGCCCGCACGGAGCAGGGCCGTGGGCCGCGGCTCGTCCAGaacgctcgccgcgcttcgGTAGTCTAGAATGGGTGCTGTTCCGTCGAAGCAAGATAGCACGTCGCCTGCGACCGAGCCTATCGACAAGGTCGATGTAGGTACACTTTGTCAATCATACTaacgcagctcggcaacACGCTGGCCAAGAAACtgagcgaggcgacgcccgaccccaaggcgccgacgccggatGCCAAGCGCCAGGAGACGCTCGACTCTGCGATCCAGGACAAGATCCACGAGGAGCTCAGTAAGCTGCGTAAGCAGGAGCAGGAGATGCAGAAGAAGATCGAGCTCGCCCTCGAGAAGGAAAACATCGAGCGCCAGGGCAAGCCTTGGTTCGGCAACGACAAGGGCCAGAgcagcgagctgctgcagcaggagctTGACCGCGTCAAGTCGCAGATCGAAAAGTACTACAAGCGTGACCTGAACTCGTTCCCGAGCCTGAAGGAGGCCCGCGACAAGGTCATTGCGTGCTACCGGTACGTTCCCTTCCctaacgcagcgccgacAACAACCGGACGCTCGACTGCTGGCGCGAGGTCGATGCTTTCAAGCAGGCAATCAAGGGCGCGGAGAAGGTATGTGACGAGGAGCTGACAACTAGGAGCTGATGGCCGCGTGGAAGTAATCTGGTAGCTATAATACTGCCAACGCAACTGCAGCATCGAGAAGCACCGCAAGAGGACACGCAGCGGGGATCACCGATGCGCCATGCAGCGATGCGCACGAGGGTACGTGGCTCGATGCGGAGGAGCAATGAGGGGGTGGGGTGGTGTCAGGTCCACAATGACGCATCGGAATGCGTAAGAGTGTGCGGAATGGCATGCCGTATCGTACTGCATCGCGAAATACGCTTACACACGGAATCGCATCATCTCGCTACAACCCTTCCGAGGTGCCGAATCGCACGCAGATGCAGTGCATGCTGCAATGCCTTGCCATGTCagaagcagcagcgcacaCCGGCCGCACGAGGCCGCGTACATCAGCACATGCAGGGAGCCACTACGTTCCTACACACACACACACATGTCAGTTCAGCCGGCCCACTAGTCTATTTCTGCTACAATCGCCCCGCCGCACCCAGCTCTGCGCGTTCTCCGCATGCCGCGGCGACTTTGGcgtgcggctcgcgctccagccACGCCCACGGTCCTCGGCCGAATCTGCTCGGAGATGCCCGGAAGGtgcgcgctccgcgcgcgcgtaccACGGCGAAGGGTGCGGCAGAGCGCGTCGTAGATCAGCATAGTACCCTCCTAGATTGCCATACTAGTTCCTGTACACTttgcgccgacgctcctcgcgctttCCCGCGTCGCGGGCCGGGCGCGTGTCGTCTGGGCCGCCCGGATCAGCAATACCCCGAATTTCATTGGCCGGCGCAAACCGGCAGGAAATTCCCCAATCCCCTCCCAGCCGCCCTTCTGTCTCGGCACCTGTAACGAGCACGCAGCAGGCCACCGACCCTTCGTTGTCGTCCTTCGCTATGATCGTTGGTAGTGCGCTTCTGCGCAACGTGACCCGCACGGCGGCTCACCGCGTGCCCTCTACTCCCCTTGCTCTGCGCGCCGGCTTCCACAGCACCGCGCGGGCTTCTCGTGTTGTGAACACGCAGCCTCTCAACGCCAAGGCGGTTCACTCGCAGGGTGGTGTGCCCGACCTGTCGAAGGGCTACCCCGTCATTGAGCACGAGTACGATGCTATTGTCGTCGGTGCCGGTGGTGCCGGTCTCCGTGCCGCTTTCGGTCTTGCCGAGGGTGGTCTCAAGACCGCCTGTATCACCAAGCTCTTCCCCACTCGTTCGCACAcggtcgctgcgcagggTGGTATcaacgccgcgctcggcaacaTGACCGAGGATGACTGGCGCTGGCACATGTACGACACCGTCAAGGGTTCGGACTGGCTCGGTGACCAGGATGCCATCCACTACATGTGCCGCGAAGCGCCGAATACCGTTCTGGAGCTTGAGCACTACGGTCTTCCCTTCTCGCGTACCAAGGAGGGCAAGATCTACCAGCGTGCCTTTGGTGGTCAGTCGCTCGACTACGGCAAGGGTGGCCAGGCCtaccgctgcgccgcggctgccgACCGTACCGGCCATGCGATGCTTCACACCCTCTACGGCCAGTCGCTCCGCCACAACACCAACTACTTCATCGAGTTCTTCGCCCTGGACCTCATCATGGAGGACGGTGAGTGTGTCGGTGTGATGGCCCTCAACCTCGAGGACGGTACCATCCACCGCTTCCGCGCCCACCAGACTGTGCTGGCCACGGGTGGTTACGGTAAGGCCTACTTCAGTGCCACGAGCGCCCACACCTGTACCGGTGACGGTCTCGCGATGGTTTCGCGTGCCGGCCTTCCCCTGCAGGACCTCGAGTTCGTGCAGTTCCACCCCACCGGTATCTACGGTGCCGGCTGCCTG is a window of Malassezia japonica chromosome 7, complete sequence DNA encoding:
- the JHD1 gene encoding [histone H3]-dimethyl-L-lysine(36) demethylase (EggNog:ENOG503NUDJ; COG:B) gives rise to the protein MALDARPPCKAEPLDVKQEASAEAAEEEETCPLCTPKDERDKELWVACFQCKTWFHVVCLGLDDVEAYDKWCCAPCQARGYSHKMRGPRRRSKREHATTDYAAIQEGRPPDPLRRWEEYMAHCAPLPDIARRVPASTWTREWLANDAYALDTPTIVPSSPDGVPEIRGMRAPPRTTSIRDIANWVGPETNVEVIDVRTQMSSSSWTLDDWASYFETPAAEREKLLNVISLEVTGTRMEEMVAAPAMVAESDWVERDWPRDKRPAAEDASKWPKVQRYVLMGVQGAFTDFHIDFAASYVYYHVIWGKKVFLFAPPTPANLNAYRAWTSSARQEAEWLGDSLQRLARVEIAAGETMLIPAGWIHAVHTPQDTLVIGGNFLSDFNVAMHWRLEELEIATRVPRKFRFPHLMRLAWYVAQGWSERLPMELAPRVRDGIRHLCRRLAQELETMLETDAEGQRTIPCRTMLYRILVLSYKNYTTL
- a CDS encoding uncharacterized protein (EggNog:ENOG503PKIW; COG:S) is translated as MRRGKLDEALGALLGLDHETVTEQVIPYLSTHTTPKMLRLYLQDLIGTSPEAKELTEQYVADRFPKEAPPQPTVEPKHESPRKAHAKPVRVTPSNVASALAASESSAPRSLPPTKEMLELDAAFAMLSMEPTSKEAAAHIPTSRRLCLCQGEKHALAPYAPLCVSCGLILCSALVPAPISPHSACPSCSASPIVPPHTRTQLLSEMVDTREQLVEEQQSREAERRAEVARQRGAGVDSAFPTLGQAPAPTPAAGASKRSRVLHLDMKTHKVTVSRPKEKPKAKQAAVPTSHTAELHTTAEDGSGLVHDYEDDGFRTHYITATPAPAAGPAHGWAAVQPTPLRYVAAESRPAPLAPICSEVYTEVPDLATLLQRKPPGSSADTQRRSKNSAINAGVARAQGRKTGKPSKKR
- a CDS encoding uncharacterized protein (COG:S; EggNog:ENOG503P661), which encodes MGAVPSKQDSTSPATEPIDKVDLGNTLAKKLSEATPDPKAPTPDAKRQETLDSAIQDKIHEELSKLRKQEQEMQKKIELALEKENIERQGKPWFGNDKGQSSELLQQELDRVKSQIEKYYKRDLNSFPSLKEARDKVIACYRADNNRTLDCWREVDAFKQAIKGAEKELMAAWNDAHEGTWLDAEEQ